The Apium graveolens cultivar Ventura chromosome 6, ASM990537v1, whole genome shotgun sequence genome contains a region encoding:
- the LOC141665346 gene encoding uncharacterized protein LOC141665346: MTTLPYPVNQAAPMPASSFPMSFNKPQITSSLNHPALTYPAQAKTFNMNVKDAIQSSDMVSGTLSVNAASAKVLIDSGATRSFISNSFVDKLNCETQLMHEPLSIILANQDIVSVNYICPHCAIEIAGHIFTANLIPFQLGEFDVILGMDWLASFSTQIDCKDKRVVLSLPQGKKVIFKGQRQTQTFLTSMQAKKLIQKGCEAYLAYVVDKSREVSNPEDIPVVRDFQDV; encoded by the coding sequence ATGACCACTTTACCCTACCCTGTGAATCAAGCAGCTCCTATGCCAGCCTCATCATTCCCCATGTCTTTCAATAAACCTCAGATAACATCATCTTTAAATCATCCAGCTTTGACTTATCCAGCTCAAGCCAAAACATTCAACATGAACGTGAAGGATGCAATTCAAAGTTCCGATATGGTGTCAGGTACGCTTTCTGTGAATGCTGCTAGTGCTAAAGTACTGATTGATTCAGGAGCCACCAGATCATTTATTTCAAAttcttttgttgataagttgaattgcgAAACCCAATTGATGCATGAGCCCTTATCCATTATCTTAGCTAATCAAGATATAGTATCTGTAAATTATATATGCCCCCACTGTGCAATAGAGATAGCTGGACACATTTTTACTGCGAACCTTATTCCTTTCCAATTAGGCGAATTTGACGTGATCTTAGGGATGGATTGGCTAGCAAGTTTCAGCACTCAAATAGACTGTAAGGATAAAAGGGTAGTATTAAGTTTACCTCAAGGTAAGAAAGTGATATTCAAGGGCCAAAGGCAAACTCAAACATTCCTCACCTCGATGCAAGCAAAGAAGTTAATTCAGAaaggatgtgaggcgtatttGGCGTATGTAGTTGATAAGAGTAGAGAAGTTTCTAATCCGGAAGACATTCCAGTAGTAAGGGATTTTCAAGACGTTTAG
- the LOC141665345 gene encoding uncharacterized protein LOC141665345, translating to MELVHQQTATIAQQLQLLQQMHPPQSPSANITNFKTFQSIKPPEFRGTQDPVEAHAWLKELEKAFALTNVGDNQKVEYATYFLKGESNYWWESAKALEAAEVITWDMFKRMFLDKYFPRYMQTQMEMKFFELKQDNMTVGEYEKKFTELSRFMGEYVDSEEKRAERFQHGLKPWLRSRVAAFELTTYAEMVQKAMVIEGESEQN from the coding sequence ATGGAATTGGTACATCAACAAACTGCTACTATAGCCCAACAACTACAACTTCTTCAACAAATGCATCCACCTCAATCACCCTCAGCAAACATCACTAATTTCAAAACATTCCAATCTATAAAACCCCCAGAATTTAGAGGAACTCAAGACCCAGTAGAAGCTCATGCTTGGCTTAAGGAATTGGAGAAGGCCTTTGCCTTAACAAATGTTGGAGATAATCAGAAGGTGGAGTATGCCACTTATTTTCTTAAAGGCGAatcgaattattggtgggagtcggCAAAAGCTTTAGAAGCTGCTGAAGTTATTACTTGGGATATGTTTAAGAGAATGTTCTTGGATAAGTATTTTCCTCGCTATATGCAAACACAAATGGAGATGAAATTCTTTGAGTTGAAGCAAGACAATATGACAGTTGgagaatatgagaagaagtttacagaaCTTTCTAGGTTTATGGGAGAGTATGTTGATTCTGAAGAGAAAAGGGCCGAAAGGTTCCAACATGGATTGAAGCCTTGGTTAAGGAGTCGCGTGGCAGCTTTTGAGTTGACTACTTATGCTGAaatggttcagaaggcaatggtaATCGAAGGCGAGAGTGAGCAAAATTGA